A single genomic interval of Novosphingobium ginsenosidimutans harbors:
- a CDS encoding LuxR C-terminal-related transcriptional regulator — protein MRFGEMEAPLPALIELSAMAMCVTNPRLHDNPVVACNQAFTDLTGYTIEDIVGQNCRFLSRADPHPEIAEKIGQSVREKRGVLFEVVNYKKDGTPFRNAVMVAPMFDEHGAVSFFLGSQVEIPEPKIDTGMAERREAAQQRIAGLTPRQREILELMASGQLNKQIAYALDLSEKTVKMHRALLLQRLGVGTSADAVRLAVEAGL, from the coding sequence ATGCGATTCGGTGAAATGGAGGCCCCGTTACCTGCGCTGATCGAACTCAGCGCGATGGCGATGTGCGTCACCAATCCGCGCCTGCATGACAATCCGGTCGTCGCCTGCAATCAGGCCTTCACGGACCTGACTGGTTACACGATCGAGGACATTGTCGGCCAGAATTGCCGTTTCCTCTCGCGCGCCGATCCTCATCCGGAAATCGCCGAAAAAATTGGCCAGTCGGTGCGCGAAAAGCGCGGCGTGCTGTTCGAAGTGGTCAATTACAAGAAGGATGGCACCCCGTTCCGCAACGCGGTGATGGTCGCGCCGATGTTTGACGAGCACGGGGCAGTCAGCTTCTTCCTGGGATCGCAGGTCGAAATCCCCGAGCCTAAGATCGATACCGGCATGGCCGAGCGGCGCGAGGCGGCGCAGCAGCGGATTGCCGGGCTGACCCCGCGCCAGCGCGAGATCTTGGAGCTTATGGCCAGCGGCCAGCTCAACAAGCAAATCGCCTACGCACTCGACCTGTCGGAAAAGACGGTGAAGATGCACCGAGCGCTGCTGCTACAGCGACTGGGCGTCGGGACTTCGGCTGATGCGGTGCGCCTGGCTGTTGAAGCGGGCCTCTGA
- a CDS encoding ferric reductase-like transmembrane domain-containing protein, whose protein sequence is MRTIINSVKLFWLLLAVPGIAILHGWLTGAIETMDMIHPTGEMSARLMVAAMLIGPLAGLLGPKRWLLWLLARRRALGVGAFAYAIAHLVFYAIDMGSLEAILGELPIASIWTGWLALALMLPMALTSNQTSMKLLRTAWKRVQQLAYPAAILTLLHWWWVHDGATGALIHFAPLALLWFMLALRKFTKSQPSPQAGV, encoded by the coding sequence ATGCGAACGATTATCAATAGCGTGAAGCTGTTCTGGCTGCTGCTGGCTGTGCCGGGCATTGCCATCCTCCACGGGTGGCTGACCGGCGCAATCGAGACGATGGACATGATCCATCCGACCGGCGAGATGAGCGCGCGGCTGATGGTCGCCGCCATGCTGATCGGGCCGCTGGCCGGTCTGCTTGGTCCGAAACGCTGGCTGCTGTGGCTACTCGCCCGGCGCCGCGCGCTGGGCGTAGGTGCCTTTGCCTATGCGATCGCGCACCTGGTGTTCTACGCGATCGATATGGGCAGCCTTGAGGCGATCCTGGGCGAACTACCGATAGCCTCGATCTGGACCGGCTGGTTGGCCCTTGCGCTGATGCTGCCGATGGCGCTCACCAGCAACCAGACTTCGATGAAGCTGCTGCGCACGGCCTGGAAGCGGGTCCAGCAACTGGCCTATCCCGCCGCTATCCTCACGCTGTTGCACTGGTGGTGGGTCCATGATGGCGCCACCGGCGCGCTGATCCACTTCGCCCCGCTTGCGCTGCTCTGGTTCATGCTGGCGCTGCGCAAGTTCACCAAGTCCCAACCATCCCCCCAAGCAGGAGTATAA
- a CDS encoding PepSY domain-containing protein: protein MRSLILAAAFGLVSAAALSTATPAEATGKVKCQAGPQSGWKNVEALKAQLTKDGWKVTKAKVDGGCYEVYGVLPTGEKVEAYFHPVSFEKLYVAQRGKVLFRKSGY from the coding sequence ATGCGTTCCCTGATCCTCGCTGCCGCGTTTGGCCTCGTTTCGGCGGCCGCGCTTTCCACCGCCACCCCGGCCGAAGCGACCGGCAAAGTCAAGTGCCAGGCCGGCCCGCAGTCTGGCTGGAAGAATGTCGAAGCGCTCAAGGCCCAGCTGACCAAGGACGGCTGGAAGGTGACCAAGGCCAAGGTCGATGGCGGCTGCTACGAAGTTTACGGCGTGCTCCCGACCGGCGAGAAGGTGGAAGCCTATTTCCATCCGGTCAGCTTCGAAAAGCTCTACGTCGCCCAGCGCGGCAAGGTGCTGTTCCGCAAGTCCGGCTACTGA
- a CDS encoding extensin family protein — protein sequence MSPDIVTMRNTLALLPALALLSACIDIPQAPKHDAVRRPVSATFTPRPEVRQCMADLSLTRASFTPLPDQYFGAGCSTIGTVRLTSLRSDDAHLQLVNLGPVACPLADTLAGWARFGVDRAARQILGSPLVKIETMGSYACRNVAGSDRRSAHATASAIDVSAFILADGRRISVLEDWYAGSREEKQFLAIVHQSACKRFGTVLGPAYNAAHRDHFHVELSGSGFCR from the coding sequence ATGTCGCCGGATATTGTGACCATGCGCAATACGCTTGCCTTGCTGCCCGCGTTGGCCCTGCTGAGTGCCTGCATCGACATCCCGCAGGCACCCAAGCATGATGCCGTCCGCCGCCCAGTTAGCGCAACTTTCACGCCGCGACCGGAAGTGCGGCAGTGCATGGCCGACCTCAGTTTGACCCGCGCCAGCTTTACCCCGCTGCCGGATCAGTACTTCGGCGCCGGATGCTCGACCATCGGCACTGTCCGCCTGACCAGCCTGCGCAGCGACGATGCCCATTTGCAGCTGGTCAATCTTGGCCCGGTAGCCTGCCCGCTGGCTGATACCTTGGCTGGTTGGGCGCGCTTTGGCGTTGATCGCGCCGCGCGGCAGATCTTGGGCAGCCCGCTGGTCAAGATCGAGACGATGGGCAGCTATGCCTGCCGCAATGTGGCTGGCAGCGATCGCCGCAGCGCGCACGCTACAGCCAGCGCAATCGACGTTTCGGCCTTCATCCTCGCTGATGGTCGGCGAATTTCGGTGCTGGAAGACTGGTATGCCGGATCGCGCGAGGAGAAGCAGTTCCTGGCAATTGTACACCAGAGCGCCTGCAAGCGCTTCGGCACGGTCCTTGGACCCGCATATAATGCCGCGCACCGTGACCACTTCCACGTGGAGTTATCGGGTTCCGGCTTCTGTCGTTGA
- a CDS encoding alpha-E domain-containing protein, whose product MLGRTANGVFWMARYLERAENTARLLDAGFRMALTRDVLTAEAEWRSVILTVGQTAGFEAVHGQAYTGDKVWNFLLRDKANPGSVLAMLEGARTNARSVRTALTREVWEAVNESWMLLSEWLARPVKEAVLGQVLAAVRRQMTLVRGAMDGTMLRNEIHNFTRMGTFIERADNTARILDVKYYVLLPSIAWVGSSLDNVQWESVLRSVAGDRAYRWLNAGAMDPRGIAQFLILDQRFPRSLHFCIDKLRSNLRGLAHEYGHETGAHELLRGLGTQFHDATIESIVEHGLHEFITEFIACNQQVAQAIERDYRFYA is encoded by the coding sequence ATGCTGGGCAGGACCGCCAACGGGGTGTTCTGGATGGCCCGCTATCTCGAGCGGGCGGAGAACACCGCGCGCCTGCTCGACGCCGGTTTCAGGATGGCGCTGACCCGCGACGTGCTGACGGCTGAGGCGGAATGGCGCTCGGTGATCCTCACGGTGGGCCAGACCGCAGGGTTCGAGGCGGTCCATGGCCAGGCCTATACCGGCGACAAGGTGTGGAACTTCCTGCTGCGCGACAAGGCCAATCCGGGTTCGGTCCTGGCCATGCTGGAGGGGGCACGGACCAACGCCCGCTCGGTCCGCACGGCGCTCACCCGCGAGGTATGGGAGGCCGTTAACGAGAGCTGGATGCTGCTCTCCGAATGGCTGGCCCGGCCGGTGAAGGAGGCCGTGCTTGGCCAGGTCCTCGCCGCGGTGCGCCGGCAGATGACGCTGGTGCGCGGGGCGATGGACGGCACCATGCTGCGCAACGAGATCCACAACTTCACGCGGATGGGCACCTTCATCGAACGGGCCGACAACACCGCCCGGATCCTTGACGTGAAGTACTATGTCCTGCTGCCCTCGATCGCCTGGGTCGGGTCGAGCCTCGACAATGTGCAGTGGGAATCGGTGCTGCGCTCGGTCGCCGGGGACCGGGCCTATCGCTGGCTCAATGCCGGGGCGATGGACCCGCGCGGGATTGCGCAGTTCCTGATCCTTGACCAGCGCTTCCCGCGCAGCTTGCACTTCTGCATCGACAAGCTCCGCTCGAACCTGCGCGGGCTGGCGCATGAGTACGGCCACGAGACCGGCGCGCACGAACTGCTGCGCGGGCTGGGCACCCAGTTCCACGACGCGACGATCGAAAGCATCGTTGAGCACGGGCTGCACGAGTTCATTACCGAGTTCATCGCCTGCAACCAGCAGGTCGCCCAGGCGATCGAGCGCGACTACCGGTTTTACGCCTGA
- a CDS encoding transglutaminase family protein has product MRLRIAHTTHYQFGQPVAHGLQRLRLSPKTTQGQKVLAWQMSYEGAVEEVRFEDHNHNHVVLVSVVPGASEVIVRCEGVVATADNHGVIGQHSGYMPLWAFLAQTPLTRPGPKVRAIMSGLDVPRDEAVPMLHRLSALVREAVDYLPGETSVQTTAEEAATLGAGVCQDHAHVFIGAVRALGLPARYVSGYLMMDDRIEQEASHAWVEAHVEGLGWVGFDVANGISPDERYVRVATGRDYAEAAPVTGLSWGGGETRLAVSLAVEQQHQEQ; this is encoded by the coding sequence ATGCGCCTCAGGATCGCCCACACCACGCACTACCAGTTCGGCCAGCCGGTCGCGCACGGGCTGCAGCGGCTGCGCCTTTCGCCCAAAACCACGCAGGGCCAGAAGGTGCTTGCGTGGCAGATGAGCTATGAAGGCGCGGTTGAGGAAGTGCGGTTCGAGGATCACAACCATAACCACGTTGTGCTCGTCTCAGTTGTGCCGGGGGCGAGCGAAGTCATCGTTCGCTGTGAGGGTGTCGTGGCGACGGCGGACAATCACGGCGTGATCGGCCAGCATTCCGGGTATATGCCGCTCTGGGCATTCCTCGCTCAGACGCCGTTGACCCGGCCCGGGCCCAAGGTGCGCGCAATCATGAGCGGGCTCGACGTGCCGCGAGACGAGGCGGTCCCGATGCTGCACCGCCTCTCCGCCCTGGTGCGCGAGGCGGTCGATTACCTGCCGGGCGAGACCTCGGTCCAGACCACGGCGGAAGAAGCGGCGACACTGGGCGCCGGCGTGTGCCAGGATCACGCCCATGTCTTCATCGGCGCGGTCCGCGCGCTCGGCCTGCCGGCACGCTATGTATCTGGCTACCTGATGATGGATGATCGGATCGAACAAGAGGCCAGCCATGCCTGGGTCGAGGCGCACGTTGAGGGGTTGGGCTGGGTCGGCTTCGATGTCGCCAACGGGATCAGCCCGGACGAACGCTATGTCCGGGTTGCAACTGGCAGAGACTATGCCGAGGCAGCACCGGTAACCGGCCTGTCATGGGGCGGTGGGGAAACTCGGCTGGCAGTCTCACTGGCAGTTGAACAACAGCATCAGGAACAGTAG
- a CDS encoding proteasome-type protease, producing MTYCVGMLLDKGLVLMSDTRTNSGVDNISQFRKMHCWSVPGERIIAIMTAGNLATTQGVISQIEERNKAHAERHNSLLEVDTMFQAASLVGKLLRDTIAASSEQNGEEASGTFTASIIVAGQIKGGQPRLFLIYPEGNFIEASFDTPFFQIGETKYGRPIIIRGYDRDMSFEDAVKLLMVSFDSTIKANLSVGLPLDLLVIEQDRFEPAHQRRITADDPYYRAVSAGWSEALKNAFHALPDYSF from the coding sequence TTGACCTACTGCGTCGGAATGCTGCTCGACAAGGGCTTGGTGCTGATGAGCGACACCCGCACCAATTCGGGCGTCGACAACATCTCGCAGTTCCGCAAGATGCACTGCTGGTCGGTTCCCGGCGAGCGGATCATCGCGATCATGACCGCCGGCAACCTTGCCACCACGCAGGGCGTGATCAGCCAGATCGAGGAACGCAACAAGGCCCATGCCGAGCGGCACAACTCGCTGCTGGAAGTCGATACGATGTTCCAGGCCGCGAGCCTGGTTGGCAAGCTGCTGCGCGACACGATCGCAGCCAGCTCCGAACAGAACGGCGAGGAGGCATCCGGTACCTTCACGGCGTCGATCATCGTTGCCGGGCAAATCAAGGGCGGACAGCCGCGGCTGTTCCTGATCTATCCTGAGGGCAACTTCATCGAGGCCAGCTTCGATACGCCCTTCTTCCAGATCGGCGAGACCAAGTACGGCCGCCCGATCATCATCCGCGGCTATGATCGCGACATGAGCTTCGAAGATGCGGTCAAGCTGCTGATGGTCAGCTTCGATTCCACGATTAAGGCCAACCTTTCGGTCGGGCTGCCGCTTGACTTGCTCGTGATTGAGCAGGACCGGTTCGAACCCGCGCACCAGCGCCGCATCACGGCCGACGATCCCTATTACCGAGCGGTTTCGGCCGGCTGGAGCGAGGCATTGAAAAATGCCTTTCACGCACTACCTGATTACAGCTTTTAA